AGGTGGGCGACGCGCATGCGGTCGGTCATCGGGGCCGGGCCGTGCAGAAGCGTCGCGCCGCGGGAGGTGATCTGCTCGCAGTACGCGTCCAGGTCGTCCACGCGCAGCACCACCAGCGAGCGGTGGCCGGTCGCCTCGTCACCCAGTTCGCCCAGGACCTCGGCCATCATCGCCCGGTCCTGCAGCGCTATGCCCGCCGAGCCGGTGACGGCGCTGAACTTCTCGTACGGCCCGTCCACCGCCCCCGACTGGGGCTTGAGGCCGAGGACTTCGGAGTAGAACCGGTAGCAGGCGGCGAAGTCCGAGACGAG
The Streptomyces sp. CGMCC 4.7035 DNA segment above includes these coding regions:
- a CDS encoding VOC family protein, whose translation is MELAQVRLLVSDFAACYRFYSEVLGLKPQSGAVDGPYEKFSAVTGSAGIALQDRAMMAEVLGELGDEATGHRSLVVLRVDDLDAYCEQITSRGATLLHGPAPMTDRMRVAHLKDPEGNLVELQEWLLLRG